CGTTAACTTGCTAGCTCGTGTATTGTGGTCAAAACCAAAATATCTGCTGCACACTTTCACAACCACAGCAACACAACACCTAAACAAAACTGCTCATCAGCGTGATGAATGTTGTGTGCCTATGCGTTTATGTGTGTTCCTAACATATGTGGTCTCCTAACTCATCAGTGTGATCGGAATGCCCAACACCAGCACCAGGCCTAAGCGGGGCAGACGGAACCGTCGGGTGCCCAGGGAGGACCCTGCCAGGAATGAGCTGGTGTCCAGGTCACTGGAGAGTGCCCAGCAGTGTCTGTTCACCCAAGACTATGGGACCGCCTTTGTCCACTACCTTCTCGTCCTCAACCTGGCTCCTGTGCTGAAGGACTTTGCCAGTGTGGGTAGCAAAGGAAAGCCTGTaggccagggctctccaaccctgttcctggagtgctaccctcctgtaggttgtAACTAACCTAATTTaatttatcaaccagctaattattagaatcaggtgcgctagattagggttggagcaaaaacctattggactgtatctctccaggaacagggttggagagccctgctatATACCATTCAGCCTGTCTGACAATTGACATTCCCATTGAACTTtcagatttttaaaattagatttgtatttgttttcacatacaccagataggtgctgtgaaatgtgttattttacagggtcagccatagtagtatggtgCCCCTTtagcaaattagggttaaatgccttgctcaaccTTGTTGGCTCAGGTATTCAAACCAATGActcttcggttactggcccaacactctaaccgctatgCTACCTTTTGTTTTGAAGTTGAAGTGTTTATTCTCTCTGCACGTTATAATATGAATCTTTACCACTGAAGGAAAAGACAAGTGAGGTCATTTGTAGATTAGTCCAATATTATCACAATATTATCACCAATAAAGTTTTTATAATGTGTGTTTTCAGGAGTCCTTTAGGTTCACTCTGTTCAAATGGGCAGATGAGCTCGACTCTCTGGGGCGCATCCAGGACCTGTTTGACTGCTATGAACAGGCTCTGGAGCTCTTCCCTACTGATGAGGTCATCATCAACAGCATGGGCGAACACCTGTTCAGGTAGCCCTCACTCaacagtctgactgtgtcttgTCTGTAGGTTTGGGAACTGGAAAGAATTTACTAGTCAGGCTTACTAGGTTGACTTTACTAGTCAGAGTTATGGTGGGGTAATATTGTACCTTAGGTTGTGCTCAATACCGGGTCAAGACTATAGTTATCTTTTCTGTCATGTCTTGCCAATTAATTGTTTGTTtgcatgcagtggtgtaaagtgatTGAACTAGCGAGACAGCGCTGTGTCCTAGTAAATGTGTCCCAGTATTCTTAGATTGCTCACAATTGTTCCATTCTAATCTTCCATGCACGCTCCAGAATGGGATTCCGGGATGAGGCCGCTGGTCATTTCCACAAGGCCCTGAAGCTGAAGCCGGACTACCCTGAGGCCAAGGAGAATTTCTACCGTGTGGCCAACTGGCTGGTGGAGCGCTGGCACTTCTTGATGCTCAACGATCGCAGGAGGAACCACAAGTACCAGCAGGCCATCCAGAAGGCTGTTGAGGGAGGCTGCAACACTGTGTTAGATATAGGCACAGGGACCGGTATCCTCGGGTGAGATTTATTTTAGCCTATTacagttaaagggatagttcatcaAATGAAAAATTACATATTGCTTTCCTTAACCTGCAAGAGGTCTTTGGACATTTGGAAATAGTGCCGGCcactgccaggacaacaactaAACCaaatggattgctgtcataccttgtacattccttacagggtaaggaaaccaatgtaattttgtaatttgggtgagcTATCCTTTTAAGtgcatattttattttattgcagtGGCTATGCTGTATGAAGAATTAGGTTAAAGTTTTACAATCTTAATGGTTAGTATTTATCCCAGAGAAATGTACACATCTCTGGGATTGACTACGTTTGTGTTAAAAACACTAACTGTCATGGCTGTGGTCTGTCCATTTCTATTTGTTTGTTACTGCTTGTAATCCTTGttcctctctggtctctctatgGACAGAATGTGTGCTAAGAAGGCAGGGGCGGCTGAGGTGTACGCCTGTGAGCTGTCCAAGACCATGTACGAACTGGCCTGTGAGGTGGTCACCGCTAACGGAATGAACGGACTCATCAAGATCCTCCATATGAAGTCGCTGGAGATGGAAGTGCCTAAAGACATCCCTAAGAGGTGACCTTTCACCTTTTCACCTTACTCTGACATCTGTATGGGCCAGTTTCCTGGAcatagattaagcctagtcctggactaaaaagacATGGAGACTCCATTGAGCATGGGCCTCAGTCCAAGACTTAATTCAACCCCATGTCAAGACATCAGAGTCGCTGCCCATCTTCCAAAAACGTCTGAAACCCTACTTCTTTAAAGAGTATCTTGAATAAATTCCATGTCCTCTCCCAAAATAAAATACAAGTAATGCACTTGTCTTTCCTTACTAGAACTACCTATGCTGATAACTACTttgttgagggaaaatgtacttgcTACGATTGTGATGTGTTGTCTGACCTATCTTACTTTAAGATTAATGCactaatgtaagtcgctctggataagatgaCTAAGCTGTAGTTTGTGGCCTGGAAACTGTCCCTATGCGTCCTCCTCTAATGTGTATGTACCGTTTGTGTGATGTGTTTTCTGTGGTAGGGTATCGCTGGTTGTCACCGAGACTGTGGATGCCGGCCTATTTGGTGAAGGTATTATAGAGAGCCTTATACACGCCTGGAATCATCTGCTTTTGCCTCCACAGGTAATTAACTAGCATAGGCAGCCATTTTGAGGATTCATGTTGTGTTCATACTGAGTTCCAACACTAGTGAATACAAGCCACCATTTAGTGCAAGTGTGAAAGAATTACCATGATTAGTAAGTAACACGACTTGGTTTTAGTATTGATTATTTATTTCCCAACACTTTCTCATAACATTTTGGGTTTCATTACAACCGTGGATTTAGATGCCAGTCATGTTCATGTTTTTCATTCATTTAACaggactgtctgtctctcaattcaacaCAAGTGATCGCAAAGTCATATATTTTTGTGTCACAATCACAATTGTCAAACATGATTATGGAGCATAAATCCTCTTATATTAAATGTCCTTTATCCAGCCAAATCCTTTGTTTATTGGCAAAGAGATGAATCCAAAATAATTTTTAAGGTTACAGTAGGAGGTTACAGTACCAATCAACCACCTTCCTCAATATCATAATGCTGCAGTCAATATAAGCCAACAGTGCCATCTATGGTCTCAATGTGATACTACATTTgaggtaaaacatttaaaaaaaaggatATATGAAAATCATAAATACAGACAAGTGCATTTAGTAAACATATATTATAAATTGCAACACCAACCAAAATCCTATTATAGCAAAGTTAATGGCATGCGGCCTGATGTATGAAGACGTGAAGGCTCACTTTCTGCTCCTGCTACTGCAGAGCACCCAGGACCCATCCAGGCCTCCCTCCCGAGCAGGCCGGGTCATCCCTGCCGGAGCCACTGTGTTTGGGATGGCTGTCCAGTGCCTGGAGATCCGCCGTCATCACAGGTGACCTGTCCCTCTGTTGTTAATAAAGGCTAACTTAAGTCAGTCAGTGTTCTTCAACGATGGCTTTAGTGGTATAATTTATTTAGCACGTTTCAATGCCTCAGCATTTAGAACAGTAGACCAAACATCAACAAGTTCAACATGTTATTCACCTTTCGTGTCCTCATCTGTTGGAATATTTCATTGTCGACATGGAACAACAGCTGAAGGCCATATGTCcctggaggttgtgtgtgtgtgtgtgaacagacaCCGGTGTTAATATTCATGTCATACCATCTATTTATAACCATGTGCCtgcaggctgtgtgtgtctgaggtGGGAGGCCTGGCCACGGCTGCAGCCGGAGAGctccacagcccagtaagctgcaGCTCAGAGGATGACTCCACAGAGCCCTACACCACAGAGAGACTGAGCAGACTGCCTGGAGGCTACACGCCCCTCACTGAACCCTTCAATGCCCTGGACATAGACTTCAACAACGTGCAGGTCAGCGGCAGTAAAGCGTCTTTGTGTACATAGATTTACATCTCTATGGGGAATCTACTGAACTGTTAGTTATCATAACAGCTACGACTTACAGCTTCACAGTGGCATTGCTGTGTGTAGATTCTGTATAATGACAACAAGACAATATGTCAAAAGCCTCATACTCTCTCAAGCTTTTCAAAGTCGAACAAGCTAGTTAGCGTGATATTTGGCTATATGTTCCAAGAGTACAAGAGCAGTGATCAAATTATGCTATGCTAACTGTACCCCAGGAGCTGGAGGGTCTGTGCTCCAGGGAGGTGAGCCGGGTGCGTCTACCTGTAACTGGGGAGGGTCTGCTGGACGCCCTGGCCGTGTGGTTCCAGCTCCACCTGGACCAGCAGAGTAGCCTGTCCACCGGCCCTAAGGAGGACACCTGCTGGGAGCAGGCCATCTACCCCGTTCAGACACCACACAGTAGGATCATTTATATGAGACAtgtatgtacactgagtgtacaaaacattaggaacaccttcccttTAGCCCTCAGGACAGCCTCAagtcatcggggcatggactctgtaAGATGTTGAAaacgttccacagagatgctggcccatgttgactccaatgcttcccacagttgtcaagttggctggatgtcctttgggtggtgggtcattcttgatacacacgggaaactgttgagtgtgaaaaacccatcagtgttgcagttcttgacacactcaaaccggtgctcctggcacctactaccataccccattcaaaggcactattttgtcttgcccattcaccctctgaatggcacacatacacaatccatgtctcgaggcttaaatatcctcctccacttcatctacactgattgaagtgggtttaacaagtgacctcaataagggatcaaaatgttcacctggattcacctggtcagtctgtccctcaaactcaactctggaccttgaagccagttccacCGCTGTTTAAAAAGAATCATTGTTCTCCTCTAATcagactgatttagacctgggacaccaggtgggtgcaatgaattatcaggtagtacagaaaaccagcaggctcctgacctcgtagggtaagacttgagtacccctggtctatttcatggaaagagcaggtgttcataatgttttatacactctgTGCCTATACACATGCAGTGAGGAAGTATATTTAGACAACTGCACCCTACTCCTCCGTAGGAGTATGATGTAGTGTTGCAGTGCATAGGGAGCAGTGTGCATAAACATCTCTACATAGAGCCCTTCTAATCATACAGTAGAGATGTACAGAATGCACTGTAGACACTGGTCAAGTTCTACACAGATTCTCCTGACATCCACTCAGAACAACTATTGCAGTAATAAATGACACATATATTACACACTGTACATAATATATACAAATGGTGTTCTTGCATATTCCGCTGTAATATTTGTCCCCTTCTGATGTTTGCAATGCAATTCCCCATTCTGTCAAACGGGGGCAGTAGGCCACATGCAGAAGAAACCTACTCCATTGAAGACAGTAGGCAATGACTGAAGTCAATTTACACTGTAACCTCGAGGCTGTTATTGGTTGTCTTTGGTTTGCCTAGCTGGATTTCACAACCGTGAACATTCAAATGGATTGAATGAGTTCTACGCAAATAGGCTTGACCTTTTGTCTGCACTCCTTCATCCTGTCAGGCTGTTGTGCTCCTTCCAGACGTAGAACAGCAAAGTGAAGTTGTACCGTGGTGTTGTCGTTGAGATGCACCATCATTCAGCTGCTGAGCtcagtgtttctgtacagcagtgTTGCTAATTGACAGGGGCAGCGTCTAGGGACCCACCAGACACCATCCCCGCTATTTTTCCCGATGATCATCGACATCCGTTTCCCGGCTGCCGTGGCGAGTCAGGCGGGTGCACCGGGATCGCCTGTGACACTCTTTAGTGTTCATGAATCTCTTATAGGTTATACATATGTATTTTCCCCAAACGCCCCCTGACAATGACAAGCCACACGCTGACGCGATGACACAAACAGATGTTATTCCTACAGgaatctctctgtctgtgtgcctccctccctcctgaatATCATTTCCCTCGCTCCcctgctcctacccctctcttcctctttctttttGTGCAGTGGCAAAGCATCTTGGTCCATGCCAGATCTGTTTACTTGTTGTTGTGGTTCATGAATAAACAGTCATGTGTGCAACAAGGCCttataaaaaaagaaagaaatcaACTTGTTACTTATGATAGGCCAAGAATTTGTACGTCATTTGCAATTTTACGTGTTTTATTTATTAGACTTAGAAAAGGGTCACACACTTCAAAACAAATGTGCATACagtgagtgtataaaacattatgaacacctgctctttccatgacagactgaccaggtgaatccaggtgaaagctatgatcccttattgatgtcacttgttaaatccacttcaatcggtgtagatgaaggggaggagacgggttaaagaattgagacatggattgtgtatgtgtgccattcagagggtgaatggacaaaatatttaagtgatgGTGCAACGCATTGGATGGTTGTTTATTCATTGTCAATAGGTTTGTATCTGTCCTTATTCAAATGAGCCATAAAATGAAATGTCTCGTCAGATTTCCCCCTGAGGCCTGGTGACGAGCTCATCGTGGAGATCTCCTGCCGGGACGCCTACCTGAGACTCTGCAGCGTTGCCGTAGCGAGAGACGGACGAGAGTTCCGTCTAGACGACTGTCTGGATCCAGACATACCTAGAAACAACCCAGGCCCGAGCGGCAATCCCAACCCAAGCCTTAACGCAGAGGCAGAACTGTGCAGTGCCCTAGCTTGCCTcgggacagagcagagcagtggacCTCGAGATTACACCATGCTGGAGTGTGCTGAAATGGCCCTCCTCAACAACCAGCCCTACCACGATAGTTTCCGCAGGGCACTGGCTAAACTCATCACCAACCTGAAGGACGCTCGTTTGGACCAGGGTCCCAGCCAGGGTCAAGGGTTAGAGGTCATGCCTCTCACTGACCCCCCAAGtggccctatggaccctggtcccgACCCCTTCTACGTGCTGGACGTGTCTGAGGGCTTCTCTGTTCTATCCCTCATGGCAGCCAGTCAGGGCCAGGTGAAGGCCTATAGTTCGGTAGAGAAGACCCAGCACCAGGTGGTTCTCAGGAGGCTGGCCATGGCCAACGGTGTCCCAGAGGAGGCTCTCGAGTTCTGGCTGAACCAGGTGGAGGACGAGCAGGCAGTGCTCCAGAGACCCTCCAGGGAGAAGCTGTGGAGCGCCATTATATTAGACTGTGTGGAGACCTGTGGCTTAGTGAGGCAGAAGCTGATGGAGAAAGCCACCCTAGCCAGGTAGGAATATCCTGGGAAAGATAGCTTTGGTAGACTACTTGGGTTTGGAAGAATCTGTCCCTTTTTTTTGTATAATAGTTTGATTGTTTTGGTGGGGTCCATCCATGGCAGGTGCCTGTTGGAGGACGGTGGTCAGATCTTCCCAGAGAGAATAGTGTTGTACGGGATGCTGGTAGAGTCTGACACCCTGCTGCTGGAGAGTGCTGTCCAGGGCCAGGAGCCGACACTGGGCTTCAACATCGCCCCGTTCATCAACCAGTTCACTGTGAGTTACTGACACACCTCCCCAGATCCGCTGCATGCTTACTGCATCTCCCCACCTGCCTTGCATATGTCGTCACTAGGGCCTGAGGTTTTAATGATATAGTTAAGCAATAaggggggttgtggtatatggccacgggctgttcttatgcaagaTGCAACACaaagtgcctggacacagcccttagctgtggtatatttgccagataccacaaacccccgaggagccttattgctattataaactggttaccaatgtaattaacATTTAAATATGAATGTTTTCATattggtatacagtctgatataccacagattTCAGTGAATCAGCATTCAGGCCTCAAACCACACTGTTTGTTTTggatatactgtgtgtgtgtgtgtatataatatatatatatatatacagtatacaaaacAATAGCAacaccatgacagactgaccgggTGAATCCAGTTGAAAGGTCTGATTCTGTATtgctgtcacttgttaaatccaatcagtgtagctgaaggggaggagaaggctttttaagccttgagacatggattgtgtatgtgacattcagagggtgaatgggcaagacaaaagatttaagtgccttttaaaCGGGGTAAAGTAGTaggtgcactggtttgagtgcgtcaagaactgcaacgctgctgcgTTTTTCACGCGTCactgtttcccgtgtgtatcaagaatggcccaccacccaaaggacatcctgccaacttgacacaactgtgggaagcattggagtcgacatgggccagtccatgccctgaccaattgaggctgttctgagggcaagcgccatgctctaccaactgagctacagaggaccgagTCCAGTCACATTGTCAGGAAAACTTCCTGGCTGTAGTCACACTCCCCAGCTCTAAATGTGCATGCAGTATACTCTGATAACTAACAAAGTCGTATAGTAAATTTACTGCATGGTTAGGGGGAAAAGTATGGTCAACTCAGAAATTCATTGTACGTGACACAACTCCCAAACCTTTCTTGCTcaacatgtctcctctcctctcatatctggTATTCCCTCTCATGTCAATGGTGCAATAGTCATAGTATTGACAGCTGCCTCGATGTTCTTTGTACCTTGCATCATTCTTCTGAATCAAAGGACAGGCTCCTGAGACACAGCAACATGTTGCGTGAGGGTTGTAACATCTTGACTCAAGATGGCTGCTGACATAAggccccccccaccaccaccaccaaatatTCTGGCGAAAGCTAAACATTGTTTTCTTATAGTTTATTTCGCAGAACTAGTGGTTCTTGGTCTCCCGTATTGCAGTTGCGCTCAAGTGAACAAATTTTGAAATGGCACAATGCATTTAAACTGACCTTTTTACTGTGcttttttaagtaaaaaaaaaaacaacccaTTTTGCTTGCGATGCAACATTCTACGTTGAGACTTCTCATGTCTTTCCATCTGTATTACGGGGAGCTGAGAAATCCCTTTAAGTTCTCTTTTTCAGTGTCATGTTGGCGCTTTTCGGCGTTGGCTCCCGCGGGACAGCAGTTTGTTTAAACAGATGTGGTCTCTGAAGAGCTCAGACAAGGGCACGACTGTCACTCTGGGGCAAAGCATTCACACGGCTTCACGTAAGGACATCCCTACCTGGTTCCATCAGGAAGCATTACATCAATGACATCCAACGGAGAGCGGCGGAGACACCGGGAGCTGTGaccgggaggaggaggagggggcggcGGCATTAGTTTGTTCTCTGTGACAGTGACACTCCCGCTCTGTCGCTTGTTGAGCACTCTCCTCCTGCTTTCTAGAGTGTAGTGGTGCGTTTGCAGCAGGTCACATGATGCACACGACTCTAAAGGAGTTCTAAGAGTTTGAGATTTTGTTAAAAACGCCTGACAACTAGTGAGTTGGAGAGGTTTGGGAAATACTGAGCTAGACTACATGGACTGCCTTGTCATTCTGTTTTAAAGGGGTTGAATTAGTCTCAGATGTAGGGTTGTATAGATGTCCGCTGAATGGACATCTAATATGTAACAATgatatctctctccttcctaggTTCCAGTCCATGTGTTTCTGGACTTGTCCACTCTGCAGTGTAGACATCTCAGTGACTCTGTAGAACTCTTTATCCTGGACCTCATGAACACCAACGCCAACTATACCAACAGAGACGTCAAGGTAAAGCCCCAAACCCAACAGATTCATTTAGTTATAGATACATTATCAGAAAACATGGTAAATGGCACCATTGTCTGCTTACACATTATACTGAGGATAACACTGAGTTGCCATATCCCTTGGCAGTGTCAGTACTTCCACTGAGCTGTGGCCCTGACCATAGAAATAAACTCAGCACAAAAAGAAACgtctctttttcaggaccctgtctttcaaaggtaattcgtaaaaatccgaataacttcattgtaaagggtttaaacactgtttcccatgcttgttcaatgaaccataaactattaatgaacatgcacctgtggaacgatcgttaagacactaacagcttccagacggtaggcaattaaggtcacagttacaaaaacttaggacaccaaagaggcctttctactgactctgaaaaacacccaaagaaagatgcccagggtccctgttcatctgcgtgaacgtgccttaggcatgatgcaaggaggcatgaggactgcagatgtggccagggaaataaattacaatgtctgtactgtgagacgcctgaCAGCCCTacaaggagacaggatggacagctgatcgtcctcgcagggGCAGACCACATGTCACAACACCtgtacaggatcggtacatccgaacatcacacctgcgggacaggtacaggatcggtacatccgaacatcacacctgcgggacaggtacaggatggcaacaacaactgcctgagttacaccaggatactcacaatccctccatcagttctcagactgtccacaataggctgagagaggctggactgagggcttgtaggcctgttgtaaggcaggtcctcaccagacatgacCGACAActacgtcgcctatgggcacaaacccaccatcgctggaccgcaacaggactggcaaaaagtgctcttcactgacaagtcgcggttttgtctcaccaggggtgatggtcggattcgcatttatcgtcaaaggaatgaacGTTACACCGAGGACGGACTctagagcgggatcgatttggaggtggacgGTCCGTCATTGCccggggtggtgtgtcacagcatcatcagactgagcttgttctcattgcaggcaatctcaacgctgtgcattacaggaaagacatcctccttcctcatgtggtacccttcctgcaggctcatcctgacatgaccctccagcatgacaatgccaccagccgtactgctcgttctgtgcatgatttcctgcgagacaggaatgtcagtgttctgccatggccagcgaagagcacagatctcaatcccattgagcatgtctgggaccttttggatcggagggtgagggctagggcaattctccccagaaatgtccgggaacttgcaggtgtcttggtggaagagtggggtaacatctggcaaatctggtgcagtccatgaggagatgcactgcagtacttcatgcagctggtggccacacctgaTAATGACTTACTTTTTATTTTGACcgccctttgttcagggacacattcacGTGTGGAGCCTgctcagtttgtctcagttgttgaatcttatgttcatacaaatatttacagtttaggacgtttctttttttgctgagtttacaattACTACTTTATTGATTACAATAGTCTTTCTATGGCCCTGACTGTGTGTTTCTACCAGATCCAGGCTAGTGCCTCAGGCAGGGTAACTGCTGTGCCCTTCTGGTACCAGATCCACCTGAACGAGGAGATCAGCGTGAGCACCTTCAACCAGGACTCCCATTGGAAGCAGGCTGCTGTGGTGCTGCACCAGCCCCtggcagtgagggagggagactgggtaCGACTGGCCGTCACCCTGCAGAAGAGCTCCATCTCCATATCAGCCAGTATAGAGGAAGAGGCTGGAGAGCCCGGGACTGTGGATTCTGTTAGAGTCCGCTCAGTGACTGTCTGTGATAAGTAGATGTCTGGTGATATGAAAGTACAAGAGTCAACTTCATAAGTGTTTAAAAGGAGGGAGTTGTGGTGCTTTTGATTCTACAAGAGCATCA
This sequence is a window from Oncorhynchus gorbuscha isolate QuinsamMale2020 ecotype Even-year linkage group LG17, OgorEven_v1.0, whole genome shotgun sequence. Protein-coding genes within it:
- the LOC124001867 gene encoding protein arginine N-methyltransferase 9-like isoform X3 — encoded protein: MLLSLHVMLLIVIGMPNTSTRPKRGRRNRRVPREDPARNELVSRSLESAQQCLFTQDYGTAFVHYLLVLNLAPVLKDFASESFRFTLFKWADELDSLGRIQDLFDCYEQALELFPTDEVIINSMGEHLFRMGFRDEAAGHFHKALKLKPDYPEAKENFYRVANWLVERWHFLMLNDRRRNHKYQQAIQKAVEGGCNTVLDIGTGTGILGMCAKKAGAAEVYACELSKTMYELACEVVTANGMNGLIKILHMKSLEMEVPKDIPKRVSLVVTETVDAGLFGEGIIESLIHAWNHLLLPPQSTQDPSRPPSRAGRVIPAGATVFGMAVQCLEIRRHHRLCVSEVGGLATAAAGELHSPVSCSSEDDSTEPYTTERLSRLPGGYTPLTEPFNALDIDFNNVQELEGLCSREVSRVRLPVTGEGLLDALAVWFQLHLDQQSSLSTGPKEDTCWEQAIYPVQTPHNFPLRPGDELIVEISCRDAYLRLCSVAVARDGREFRLDDCLDPDIPRNNPGPSGNPNPSLNAEAELCSALACLGTEQSSGPRDYTMLECAEMALLNNQPYHDSFRRALAKLITNLKDARLDQGPSQGQGLEVMPLTDPPSGPMDPGPDPFYVLDVSEGFSVLSLMAASQGQVKAYSSVEKTQHQVVLRRLAMANGVPEEALEFWLNQVEDEQAVLQRPSREKLWSAIILDCVETCGLVRQKLMEKATLARCLLEDGGQIFPERIVLYGMLVESDTLLLESAVQGQEPTLGFNIAPFINQFTVPVHVFLDLSTLQCRHLSDSVELFILDLMNTNANYTNRDVKIHLNEEISVSTFNQDSHWKQAAVVLHQPLAVREGDWVRLAVTLQKSSISISASIEEEAGEPGTVDSVRVRSVTVCDK
- the LOC124001867 gene encoding protein arginine N-methyltransferase 9-like isoform X1, translated to MLLSLHVMLLIVIGMPNTSTRPKRGRRNRRVPREDPARNELVSRSLESAQQCLFTQDYGTAFVHYLLVLNLAPVLKDFASESFRFTLFKWADELDSLGRIQDLFDCYEQALELFPTDEVIINSMGEHLFRMGFRDEAAGHFHKALKLKPDYPEAKENFYRVANWLVERWHFLMLNDRRRNHKYQQAIQKAVEGGCNTVLDIGTGTGILGMCAKKAGAAEVYACELSKTMYELACEVVTANGMNGLIKILHMKSLEMEVPKDIPKRVSLVVTETVDAGLFGEGIIESLIHAWNHLLLPPQSTQDPSRPPSRAGRVIPAGATVFGMAVQCLEIRRHHRLCVSEVGGLATAAAGELHSPVSCSSEDDSTEPYTTERLSRLPGGYTPLTEPFNALDIDFNNVQELEGLCSREVSRVRLPVTGEGLLDALAVWFQLHLDQQSSLSTGPKEDTCWEQAIYPVQTPHNFPLRPGDELIVEISCRDAYLRLCSVAVARDGREFRLDDCLDPDIPRNNPGPSGNPNPSLNAEAELCSALACLGTEQSSGPRDYTMLECAEMALLNNQPYHDSFRRALAKLITNLKDARLDQGPSQGQGLEVMPLTDPPSGPMDPGPDPFYVLDVSEGFSVLSLMAASQGQVKAYSSVEKTQHQVVLRRLAMANGVPEEALEFWLNQVEDEQAVLQRPSREKLWSAIILDCVETCGLVRQKLMEKATLARCLLEDGGQIFPERIVLYGMLVESDTLLLESAVQGQEPTLGFNIAPFINQFTVPVHVFLDLSTLQCRHLSDSVELFILDLMNTNANYTNRDVKIQASASGRVTAVPFWYQIHLNEEISVSTFNQDSHWKQAAVVLHQPLAVREGDWVRLAVTLQKSSISISASIEEEAGEPGTVDSVRVRSVTVCDK
- the LOC124001867 gene encoding protein arginine N-methyltransferase 9-like isoform X2 yields the protein MPNTSTRPKRGRRNRRVPREDPARNELVSRSLESAQQCLFTQDYGTAFVHYLLVLNLAPVLKDFASESFRFTLFKWADELDSLGRIQDLFDCYEQALELFPTDEVIINSMGEHLFRMGFRDEAAGHFHKALKLKPDYPEAKENFYRVANWLVERWHFLMLNDRRRNHKYQQAIQKAVEGGCNTVLDIGTGTGILGMCAKKAGAAEVYACELSKTMYELACEVVTANGMNGLIKILHMKSLEMEVPKDIPKRVSLVVTETVDAGLFGEGIIESLIHAWNHLLLPPQSTQDPSRPPSRAGRVIPAGATVFGMAVQCLEIRRHHRLCVSEVGGLATAAAGELHSPVSCSSEDDSTEPYTTERLSRLPGGYTPLTEPFNALDIDFNNVQELEGLCSREVSRVRLPVTGEGLLDALAVWFQLHLDQQSSLSTGPKEDTCWEQAIYPVQTPHNFPLRPGDELIVEISCRDAYLRLCSVAVARDGREFRLDDCLDPDIPRNNPGPSGNPNPSLNAEAELCSALACLGTEQSSGPRDYTMLECAEMALLNNQPYHDSFRRALAKLITNLKDARLDQGPSQGQGLEVMPLTDPPSGPMDPGPDPFYVLDVSEGFSVLSLMAASQGQVKAYSSVEKTQHQVVLRRLAMANGVPEEALEFWLNQVEDEQAVLQRPSREKLWSAIILDCVETCGLVRQKLMEKATLARCLLEDGGQIFPERIVLYGMLVESDTLLLESAVQGQEPTLGFNIAPFINQFTVPVHVFLDLSTLQCRHLSDSVELFILDLMNTNANYTNRDVKIQASASGRVTAVPFWYQIHLNEEISVSTFNQDSHWKQAAVVLHQPLAVREGDWVRLAVTLQKSSISISASIEEEAGEPGTVDSVRVRSVTVCDK
- the LOC124001867 gene encoding protein arginine N-methyltransferase 9-like isoform X4 translates to MPCSTLLAQESFRFTLFKWADELDSLGRIQDLFDCYEQALELFPTDEVIINSMGEHLFRMGFRDEAAGHFHKALKLKPDYPEAKENFYRVANWLVERWHFLMLNDRRRNHKYQQAIQKAVEGGCNTVLDIGTGTGILGMCAKKAGAAEVYACELSKTMYELACEVVTANGMNGLIKILHMKSLEMEVPKDIPKRVSLVVTETVDAGLFGEGIIESLIHAWNHLLLPPQSTQDPSRPPSRAGRVIPAGATVFGMAVQCLEIRRHHRLCVSEVGGLATAAAGELHSPVSCSSEDDSTEPYTTERLSRLPGGYTPLTEPFNALDIDFNNVQELEGLCSREVSRVRLPVTGEGLLDALAVWFQLHLDQQSSLSTGPKEDTCWEQAIYPVQTPHNFPLRPGDELIVEISCRDAYLRLCSVAVARDGREFRLDDCLDPDIPRNNPGPSGNPNPSLNAEAELCSALACLGTEQSSGPRDYTMLECAEMALLNNQPYHDSFRRALAKLITNLKDARLDQGPSQGQGLEVMPLTDPPSGPMDPGPDPFYVLDVSEGFSVLSLMAASQGQVKAYSSVEKTQHQVVLRRLAMANGVPEEALEFWLNQVEDEQAVLQRPSREKLWSAIILDCVETCGLVRQKLMEKATLARCLLEDGGQIFPERIVLYGMLVESDTLLLESAVQGQEPTLGFNIAPFINQFTVPVHVFLDLSTLQCRHLSDSVELFILDLMNTNANYTNRDVKIQASASGRVTAVPFWYQIHLNEEISVSTFNQDSHWKQAAVVLHQPLAVREGDWVRLAVTLQKSSISISASIEEEAGEPGTVDSVRVRSVTVCDK